GGGATCAACCGTGCCGACGCGGAGTTTCAGCGCAAGCGCGCGCTGCATCAGTGGTCCATTTCTCTGGACAACCGCCGCACGTTGCCGGTGCACGGCGTTTCTGACACCTTTGTCACGGAAACGACGCTCCTTTCCCGCGACAACGCGTTGCTCGGCAACGAACTGAGCGCCGCGCTGGAAGTGGGCTATCTGTTGCGGCTTTCTACCACTCTCAAACGCACGACGCAGCAAATGCTGTACGTCTCGCGCGCCGGCTTTTTTATCGCCAGCAATTCGCTCGGCAGCAATGATGATACGGTCGAGCAATATTACGGTCTGGTCACCAGCCCGTGGTTTATCGACCAGACCGAGCACAATAATCCGCAAAGGGGTATCCGCTGGCTAAGCTGGATGGCTGACATGCCAAAAGGCGAAGAACGCCGCGTGGCCGTTTCGCTGCCCTTGGATTATGAACATTACTGGCACGGCGTACTGGCGATTGAATTCTCCCTGGCGCAAATGAAGCAGCTGCTGATCACTGCGACGCAGGGCGAAGAGGAAGGCGAATACCGTCTGTACGACCGGAAAATGAATTTGCTTGCCAGTTCTCTGTCGCCGGGTGTCACGCCATCGCCGTTAAGCGAGCCGGACAAAGCCCAGCTGGCACAGGCGTTTGAACATGACGACCGCGGCGGCCTGCGCTTTACCACCCGTTATGTGAACTGGGAAAAAATACGCAATTTTGATGGCATCCTGCTGCGTATTCACAATCTTGATGAGGGCGTGCGTGGCGATTTCGGCACCATTTCAATTGCGCTGGGCCTGGTGTGGATGCTGTTTACCTCGATGCTGATTCTCGCGTGGGTAGTGATTCGCCGGATGGTGCGCAATATGAGCACCTTGCAGGAATCGCTGCAATGGCAGGCGTGGCATGACGGCCTGACCCGTTTGTATAACCGCAGTTCGCTGTTCGACCTGGCGGGGAAGGCGGCGAAGCAGAACGAGGCTCAGGGCCAGCCAGTGTCGGTGATACAGCTCGATCTCGATTACTTTAAACGCATCAATGACCGCTTCGGTCATCAGGCCGGCGACCGGGTGCTGACCCACGTGGCGGGCACTATCGGCGCGAAAATCCGCAAAACGGATCTGGCCGGGCGCGTCGGCGGAGAAGAGTTCTGTATCGTCCTGCCAGACACTTCGCGGGAAGAGGCCTGCGCGATGGCGGAACGCATCCGCGTGCGAATTAGCAGTCGTGAAATTCTGATTGGCAAAAGCGAGACGCTGCGCATCAGCGCCTCGTTTGGCGTGAGCAGCAGCGATGAGAAAGGGATGTTTGATATTGAATATCTGCAATCCATTGCCGACGGTCGTTTGTATCTGGCGAAGCAAAAAGGGCGTAATCGGGTGTGCTGTCAGGACGATGACAGCCAGTAATCCAGGCCTTCACGCCAGCCGTCTGGGCCGCTTTCGCGAGTGTGATACACCCGCTCGGGGGAATCATCCTTCAACCTGATGCCCTCACGATTTAAGCCTTTGACCACCACCGCATAGTCGGTGGTGTCGAGCAGCGGGGCATCGTTCGGCCCATCGCCCAGGCCAATAGACACCCGACGAAATCCCTCTCGTGCCTGATAGCGGCTCTGCAACCAGGTCACGGCCTGGGCTTTGCCGCCGCGGTCATCCAGCACGTGCCAGAACCGCGCGCCTTGCACAAACTGCAAGCCAAGGGAGGCTAAGGTCGCGGTAAATTCGAGCATCTTCTCATCGCTATCGCGCCAGATCAGGGTTTCGGACGCCTCATGCAGACGTGAGAGTTCCGCATGGCGCAGATTCATGCCGGTCCATTCGCTGATGGTTTGCTCATTCACGTCCGAGAACGTGGTGAACTTAAAACCGTCATTTTCCCGTAATTGTTGCAGGATACGCTGGATCTCTTGGTGCGGAGAACCGGTGATCAGGCGGGGATATTCCTGTTCGTCCTGCCACTCTTCGGCCAGCTGAATCACCGCGCCGTTCTCGGCGATCAGCGGTTGCGGCCCAAGCTCCAGCTCTTTTTGTAGCAGCATCATTTCTACCGCCGTTTTGCTGCTGCACAGTACCACCGGCACATTGTGTTGCTTCAGGCGTAACAGCCAGTCGCGGGCAGGTTCCCAAAGCTGGGTGTGGCTATCCAGCAAGGTGCCTTCGACGTCGGTAAACACAATCAGGGGCTGATCCAGTTCGGGCATTACCTCTCCTTAAACGTAAACTCAGACAAGAAAAATCTTAAAAACATTCATAGCAATTATGAATAATGCTTGTCTTACAAAAAAATTGAGGATAATGTCTTATCCGCATCAGATTTCTTGGTGTAACGAATTTTCAAGTGCTTCTTGCTTAAGCAAGTTTCAACCCGATCACTCCATGGTCGGGTTTTTTTTGGCCTGCGTTCAGCGATTCACTTCTGTGATGCTGAAATCATGGATATCAAGCTCAAAGGCTTCGGCCAGTTCGCGCCAGGTGTGGTACTCACGTCCATCAATACTGACATGATGGGTGGAGTCTCCGGCGCGGTGTACTTCGCTCTCGCTGATTTCGTTGATAGCGTCGAGCAGGGCATCAACATCAACGTTCACTTCGCGCTTGGCGGTATCGCTATACTCTTTGGCAGTTTTCATTGTGGGGCCCTCATTCATTCACCCAACATAAAGTATAGACCGTTGAAAAAAACACCCATTGGCGCGCCGGACGCTGTCAGCCCGGGCGTTTTGTTCTACACTGGCTGAAGTAAAAGACAGGAGAAAAGGTATGCAGGTTAACGATCGAGTAACGGTCAAAACGGACGGTGGCCCGCGTCGGCCAGGCGTGGTGCTGGCAGTAGAGCAATTCAGTGAAGGGACGATGTACCTGGTGTCGCTGGAAGACTATCCGATGGGGATCTGGTTCTTTAATGAGTCGGGCCACAATGACGGCATTTTTGTCGAAAAAGTCGTCTAAACGTCTTCCCACTGGCGGAGCAATTCCGCCAGTGCAGCGCATTATTTCAGCGCATATTGACGTAGATCCCGCTCGTCACATTATCTGTCAATCGGACAACATGATAAATAACCTGCTTATTGTGGGTTTTTATTTTCTTTTTAATATTACCTTTATGTGATGATACCGTTTTGGCCTTAATATTCATCTGATCGGATATTTGAATCGTTCCCTGTCCCGACATCCACATCTTCAGCATACTTGATTCAGTCCTGCTTAAAGATAAAGTGGGAATGTTAACCCGGCTAACGTTATCGCTTATTTTTTGTAGATAGTCCGCCAGAATACCGTCCAGGGATTCAGGTGTAATCGATTTAGAGCTAATAAGCAGATTATCCCGAACCAACAGATACTCATCAAAATGTATATTGGCAATCGCCATAAATACGATAAAAAGTGTCCTGGGGTGTTGATTAATGATCTGCTTTATTTGCTGACTGCTGTCTGTATCGTGGATAAAGCAGTCTTCATTAATGAACACGACAGCCGGGCGTAACGTCCCGCAGGCCTCTTCAAGCTCACTGATGGTCTCAACGTCGCCGATATCACGCTTCCTTATCCCCCGGCTGGTCAAGTACCCGGTTAGTCCAAGCCGGGTGTAACTGCATAGATCCATAATAATCGTTGACATGGCATACCCTCACTCAATGCGTAACGATAATTAACCTATAGCCCGATTATCTCTTATTTGTCACAACGCGCTAAACCTGTACTGACAAAGAGCAAAGGAGGAAAATCGGGCGACCTCAACTATCCCGTAAAGTTAGGTATAATTTGCCAGGAATCATCTTAAAGTAAAGTAAATGTTAGGTTCTGTGAGGGGCATAAAAACAATTAACCCGCGCCAGATATATCCTGGTAGATGTTTTTGAAGTCGGGTTTTAAGAATATCCTTAGGATATCCCTTTTATTATCAGGGAGAACTTATCTTTGGCATCTCGCTGATAATATCTGCTAATAGATCGAACAATTCGCTGAATAGATGTTCACAGAAGGGCGCAATGAGGGGCATTAACGCGGCCATCAAAATAATACCGACGGTCAGGGTAATCGGGAAGCCAATCACAAACACCGACAACTGTGGCGCCATGCGGTTGAGCATCCCCAGTGCTAGGTTAATGGTTAACAGCAGCGTAATGATCGGCAGCGCCAGCATCAGCCCATTGAGGAAGATAAGCCCACCCGCGCGGGTCAAGGCCATAAAGGCGTTGCTGTTGAGCGGATGGCCGCCAATCGGCAGGGTGTGAAAGGTATCGACCAGCATCGAAATCAGCCACAAATGACCGTTAAACACCAGAAACAACAGCATCGCCAGCATATCCATAATGCGGGCCAATACCGGCATGCTTAAATGGCTGCTGGGGTCGACGAAGGTCGCAAACGACAGGCCCATCTGCAGGCCAATCACTTCCCCGGCGGTTCGCACCGCGGCGAACGCAAACTGCATGGTAAAACCGAGCGCAATGCCAATCAGGATTTGCTGCAACGCCAGCCACAGCGCGTTAGGGGAAAACAGCGTTACGTCGGTGGCGGGCAGGGAAGGCGCGATAATAAAGGTGATGATGATCCCAAGCCCAAGCTTTACGCGCTTCGGCACCGATTTTTCACTCAGGATAGGCGCGGTGGAAATCAGCGCCAGCACGCGCAGCAGCGGCCAGAAATAAAGGCTAAGCCAGTGCAGCCATTGGTCGCTGGTGACGTGTAGCATTGGTCTTATCCGATGATGTACGGCAGGTTGGTGAACAGCGTTCGCACATAATCGAGCAGCAGGTTCAGCATCCACGGGCCAGCAACGATAATCGCCACGAATACCGCGATGATTTTTGGAATGAACGACAGGGTCATTTCGTTAATCTGGGTTGCCGCCTGCAAAATACTGATCAGCAAACCGGTCACCAGCGCCACCAGCAGCAGCGGGGCGGCCAGCGCCAGCGCGACTTTCATGGCTTCCGTGCCAAGCATCATTACCGATTCAGGAGTCATGGCGGCAATCCTTAACTGTAGAAACTTTGGGCCAGCGAACCCACCAGCAGCTGCCAGCCGTCAACCAGCACGAACAACATCAGTTTGAACGGCAGGGCAATGGTTGCCGGAGGCACCATCATCATCCCCAGCGCCATCAACACGCTGGCGACCACCAGGTCGATAATCAGGAACGGAATAAAAATGGTGAAGCCAATCTGGAATGCGGTTTTCAGCTCGCTGGTGACATACGACGGCAGCAGAATACGCATCGGCACCGCTTCCGGGCCCTGGATCGGCGGCGTATTGGCCAGACGGGCAAACAACGCTAAATCCGCTTCACGGGTCTGACGCAGCATAAATTCACGCAGCGGCTGCGAGCCCTTATCAATCGCCTGCTCGAGGGTAATTTTGTCCTCGCTAAACGGCTGATAGGCATCGCTATAAATCTTGTCGATAACCGGCGACATGATGAAAAAAGTCAGGAACAGCGCCAGACCGAGCAGTACCTGGTTCGGCGGGGCAGACGCGGTGCCGAGGGCGCTGCGCAGCAGGCCAAACACGATGATGATACGGGTGAAGCTGGTCATCATCAGCAGAATGGCCGGCAGGAAAGTCAGCGAGGTGATAAACGCCAGCGTCTGCACCGGCAGCGACCAGCTCTGACCGCCGTTCGGCAGCGGCTGGCTCACCAGGCCCGGCAACTGGGCGAACGCCGCTGGAGACAACAGCCACAGCGCGACAAGCGAAAGGGACAACAGGCGGCGCATCAGAGTCTCCCAGGACGCTTGATAACGGATTTCATCAGTGATGCAA
This DNA window, taken from Scandinavium goeteborgense, encodes the following:
- the dgcQ gene encoding cellulose biosynthesis regulator diguanylate cyclase DgcQ codes for the protein MHHVTRVENPRWLNRLSRHSNPGRVVNVCFFIVLLFSTLLTWREVRVLEDAYISSQRNTLENVAHEFNNQLQINIDRLTFYRNGMQAALRTPLTFEGINRADAEFQRKRALHQWSISLDNRRTLPVHGVSDTFVTETTLLSRDNALLGNELSAALEVGYLLRLSTTLKRTTQQMLYVSRAGFFIASNSLGSNDDTVEQYYGLVTSPWFIDQTEHNNPQRGIRWLSWMADMPKGEERRVAVSLPLDYEHYWHGVLAIEFSLAQMKQLLITATQGEEEGEYRLYDRKMNLLASSLSPGVTPSPLSEPDKAQLAQAFEHDDRGGLRFTTRYVNWEKIRNFDGILLRIHNLDEGVRGDFGTISIALGLVWMLFTSMLILAWVVIRRMVRNMSTLQESLQWQAWHDGLTRLYNRSSLFDLAGKAAKQNEAQGQPVSVIQLDLDYFKRINDRFGHQAGDRVLTHVAGTIGAKIRKTDLAGRVGGEEFCIVLPDTSREEACAMAERIRVRISSREILIGKSETLRISASFGVSSSDEKGMFDIEYLQSIADGRLYLAKQKGRNRVCCQDDDSQ
- a CDS encoding mannosyl-3-phosphoglycerate phosphatase-related protein, which codes for MPELDQPLIVFTDVEGTLLDSHTQLWEPARDWLLRLKQHNVPVVLCSSKTAVEMMLLQKELELGPQPLIAENGAVIQLAEEWQDEQEYPRLITGSPHQEIQRILQQLRENDGFKFTTFSDVNEQTISEWTGMNLRHAELSRLHEASETLIWRDSDEKMLEFTATLASLGLQFVQGARFWHVLDDRGGKAQAVTWLQSRYQAREGFRRVSIGLGDGPNDAPLLDTTDYAVVVKGLNREGIRLKDDSPERVYHTRESGPDGWREGLDYWLSSS
- the yodD gene encoding YodD family peroxide/acid resistance protein; this encodes MKTAKEYSDTAKREVNVDVDALLDAINEISESEVHRAGDSTHHVSIDGREYHTWRELAEAFELDIHDFSITEVNR
- the dsrB gene encoding protein DsrB; its protein translation is MQVNDRVTVKTDGGPRRPGVVLAVEQFSEGTMYLVSLEDYPMGIWFFNESGHNDGIFVEKVV
- the rcsA gene encoding transcriptional regulator RcsA — its product is MSTIIMDLCSYTRLGLTGYLTSRGIRKRDIGDVETISELEEACGTLRPAVVFINEDCFIHDTDSSQQIKQIINQHPRTLFIVFMAIANIHFDEYLLVRDNLLISSKSITPESLDGILADYLQKISDNVSRVNIPTLSLSRTESSMLKMWMSGQGTIQISDQMNIKAKTVSSHKGNIKKKIKTHNKQVIYHVVRLTDNVTSGIYVNMR
- the fliR gene encoding flagellar biosynthetic protein FliR, with translation MLHVTSDQWLHWLSLYFWPLLRVLALISTAPILSEKSVPKRVKLGLGIIITFIIAPSLPATDVTLFSPNALWLALQQILIGIALGFTMQFAFAAVRTAGEVIGLQMGLSFATFVDPSSHLSMPVLARIMDMLAMLLFLVFNGHLWLISMLVDTFHTLPIGGHPLNSNAFMALTRAGGLIFLNGLMLALPIITLLLTINLALGMLNRMAPQLSVFVIGFPITLTVGIILMAALMPLIAPFCEHLFSELFDLLADIISEMPKISSP
- the fliQ gene encoding flagellar biosynthesis protein FliQ, with protein sequence MTPESVMMLGTEAMKVALALAAPLLLVALVTGLLISILQAATQINEMTLSFIPKIIAVFVAIIVAGPWMLNLLLDYVRTLFTNLPYIIG
- the fliP gene encoding flagellar type III secretion system pore protein FliP (The bacterial flagellar biogenesis protein FliP forms a type III secretion system (T3SS)-type pore required for flagellar assembly.), with product MRRLLSLSLVALWLLSPAAFAQLPGLVSQPLPNGGQSWSLPVQTLAFITSLTFLPAILLMMTSFTRIIIVFGLLRSALGTASAPPNQVLLGLALFLTFFIMSPVIDKIYSDAYQPFSEDKITLEQAIDKGSQPLREFMLRQTREADLALFARLANTPPIQGPEAVPMRILLPSYVTSELKTAFQIGFTIFIPFLIIDLVVASVLMALGMMMVPPATIALPFKLMLFVLVDGWQLLVGSLAQSFYS